One genomic segment of Styela clava chromosome 3, kaStyClav1.hap1.2, whole genome shotgun sequence includes these proteins:
- the LOC144420829 gene encoding uncharacterized protein LOC144420829: MGGEIKSSANKSGCSNWGGCELMFLFNRSMDQTMFRLNFTETFVSKGRFYVHIGAIMSDGNYISTLTFTPQTDQECLIYSELGICSNKVDTTCKNKDWVDVTGIMVMGIWVRYYCEPSEFRFKLTYEYIDCKTGKRLEPPTTTALQTTTAPTTQANKSYHTTFNLVSTESDSGNNPLTTILIIVGSVIAVLVAILIAVAVAAVIYWKNRQQGQEESIAMSSPTHEYEEIREPVDQGGYLSPMPNPNVSVQIPSAYADPQDPDYIVSEDIYPPAIPHPMYDRVELLPPSNLPTVASIPGTSHQKSSVDGIYTEPDYAPPGKITVPHRYDENLAFSPSVYDDIA, from the exons ATGGGGGGAGAAATCAAGTCTTCAGCAAATAAAAGTGGATGTAGTAATTGGGGCGGCTGTGAATTGATGTTTTTATTCAATCGCAGTATGGATCAGACGATGTTCAGATTGAATTTCACAGAGACGTTTGTTTCAAAAGGAAGGTTTTATGTTCATATTGGAGCCATCATGAGTG ATGGGAACTACATTTCCACACTCACATTTACTCCCCAAACTGACCAGGAATGTTTGATATACAGCGAACTTGGTATTTGCTCAAATAAAGTGGATACAACATGTAAGAATAAAGACTGGGTAGACGTGACGGGCATTATGGTAATGGGGATATGGGTTCGGTACTATTGCGAGCCTTCCGAGTTTCGATTCAAATTGACCTACGAATACATCGATTGCAAAACAG GAAAAAGACTTGAACCACCAACTACCACGGCCCTACAAACTACCACGGCACCAACCACCCAAGCAAACAAATCCTACCATACGACCTTTAACCTTGTATCCACTGAATCAGATTCCGGCAACAACCCTCTCACAACGATTTTGATAATAGTAGGATCTGTGATAGCAGTATTGGTTGCCATATTGATAGCCGTTGCGGTCGCAGCCGTGATTTATTGGAAAAAcag ACAACAAGGCCAGGAAGAAAGTATTGCAATGTCGAGCCCAACTCATGAGTACGAAGAGATTCGCGAACCGGTAGATCAGGGAGGTTATCTCTCACCAATGCCAAACCCCAACGTATCTGTTCAAATACCGAGTGCTTATGCCGATCCCCAAGATCCTGATTATATTGTCTCAGAGGATATTTACCCTCCTGCCATACCCCACCCAATGTACGACAGAGTAGAACTGCTGCCTCCCAGCAATCTGCCTACTGTCGCCTCAATCCCGGGCACTTCTCATCAAAAATCAAGTGTCGACGGCATTTATACCGAGCCCGATTATGCCCCGCCAGGAAAAATTACTGTCCCGCACAGATATGATGAGAATTTGGCCTTTAGCCCTTCCGTCTACGATGATATAGCCTAA